A single region of the Pyricularia oryzae 70-15 chromosome 4, whole genome shotgun sequence genome encodes:
- a CDS encoding beta-lactamase, whose protein sequence is MFRPSLLSLIGLQLAGLLAPQSLPMAVQAARNGLCPIPGPVLPAPKAPSSRPAAAVVAAGAKELLDGVTAALNYTAVSIAVKSIHEDGYMLEYHRTPPVLDPRGVQQVDGKSVYRIASVTKVFAVLAVLLLDGVSLDDPITKYFPEFEKLNEQPEVKDELTLVDWDEITLGALASHLAGIKADFSSDLSTYKSFDPDVYGLPPRGNSSLPWCSGFLGVRECTVDDFLQLFGDNWPALAPFTTPVYSNNGAAILGLVVSKVSGKSFEAFVQEKILDPLNMKHTFATKPDDKLGVISVEDTMWAADMGFTGPSGAYYASTDDLIALADGILSNKLLSPAKTRKWLKPWATTASSGTMVGAPWEIYLARNVTSDQRTVEVYTKNGGLLTYSSYVVLVPDYDLVFTILATGPTAELPYLGTQVILSTLVQALMPALEASSRDEAAPRYAGVYRDEATNSTVSIALAADDLGPGLNLTGWVVRGKDVMAAFVEPLDLTPPPADVPPPPPQLLTATARLYPTNLKNEKRESWKGVIGVGSAEQLAQLDALLAWEQGSCGTWGSIDRPAYQMRAVDQFIFGLGEDGAAVSVELPSFKVTLKKEGAAVPPKFRR, encoded by the exons ATGTTTAGACCGTCTCTCCTCTCCCTGATCGGCCTCCAGCTGGCCGGGCTACTGGCGCCACAATCGCTGCCCATGGCCGTCCAGGCCGCCCGCAACGGTCTCTGTCCCATCCCCGGCCCGGTCCTCCCGGCCCCCAAGGCGCCCAGCAGCCGCCCGGCGGCCGCCGTGGTGGCAGCCGGCGCCAAGGAGCTGCTCGACGGCGTAACCGCGGCCCTCAACTACACGGCCGTGTCTATAGCCGTCAAGTCAATCCACGAGGACGGCTACATGCTCGAGTACCACCGCACGCCGCCCGTGTTGGACCCCAGGGGGGTGCAGCAGGTCGACGGCAAGTCTGTGTACCGCATCGCCAGCGTCACCAAGGTCTTTGCCGTGTTGGCCGTCCTCCTGCTCGATGGTGTCAGCTTGGATGATCCCATCACAAAGTACTTCCCGGAGTTTGAGAAGCTCAACGAGCAGCCCGAGGTCAAGGACGAGCTTACCCTTGTCGACTGGGATGAGATTACCCTGGGCGCGCTGGCTTCTCATCTGGCGGGCATCAAGGCAGACT TCAGTAGCGACCTTTCCACTTATAAGTCTTTCGACCCGGACGTTTATGGATTACCTCCGCGCGGCAATTCATCTCTCCCATGGTGCTCTGGATTTCTGGGGGTTCGAGAGTGCACCGTCGACG ACTTTCTGCAACTCTTTGGAGACAACTGGCCGGCGCTCGCACCCTTCACCACACCCGTCTACTCCAACAACGGTGCTGCTATCCTCGGGCTCGTCGTCAGCAAGGTTTCCGGCAAGTCCTTTGAGGCCTTTGTGCAAGAGAAAATCCTCGACCCTTTGAACATGAAGCATACCTTTGCCACCAAGCCCGACGATAAATTGGGCGTCATCAGTGTAGAGGACACCATGTGGGCTGCCGACATGGGCTTTACGGGGCC ATCTGGAGCCTACTACGCGTCAACCGACGACCTCATCGCCCTCGCCGACGGCATCCTCAGCAACAAGCTCCTCAGCCCCGCCAAGACCCGCAAGTGGCTCAAGCCCTGGGCCACCACCGCATCCTCGGGCACCATGGTCGGCGCCCCGTGGGAGATCTACCTCGCCAGGAACGTCACGTCCGACCAGCGCACCGTCGAGGTCTACACCAAGAACGGCGGGCTCCTGACCTACAGCTCGTACGTCGTCCTCGTGCCCGACTACGACCTCGTCTTCACCATCCTGGCCACGGGCCCCACCGCGGAGCTCCCCTACCTCGGCACCCAGGTCATCCTCAGCACCCTCGTGCAGGCCCTCATGCCTGCCCTCGAAGCATCGTCGCGGGACGAGGCCGCGCCCCGGTACGCGGGCGTCTACCGCGACGAGGCCACCAACTCCACCGTGAGTATCGCGCTGGCCGCGGACGACCTCGGGCCGGGGCTGAACCTCACGGGCTGGGTCGTCAGGGGCAAGGACGTCATGGCGGCCTTTGTCGAGCCGCTGGACCTCACCCCGCCCCCGGCCGACGTgccgcccccgccgccgcagctCCTGACCGCCACCGCGCGGCTGTACCCCACCAACCTCAAGAACGAGAAGCGCGAGAGCTGGAAGGGCGTGATTGGGGTGGGCTCGGCGGAGCAGCTCGCGCAGCTGGATGCGCTGCTGGCCTGGGAGCAGGGGTCGTGCGGCACGTGGGGCTCCATCGACAGGCCGGCGTACCAGATGCGGGCGGTGGATCAGTTCATCTTTGGGCTCGGGGAGGACGGCGCTGCGGTCAGCGTCGAGCTGCCTTCGTTCAAGGTCACGTTGAAGAAGGAGGGTGCTGCGGTTCCGCCAAAGTTTAGAAGGTGA
- a CDS encoding cellobiose dehydrogenase, giving the protein MRTTLLSSLACAIAAVTAAGNSSCAGKQTYDHIVVGGGQAGIVAATRLAQTGKHVLLLERGVGPTVATGADNVLSWNDTLTPTDVPGLAPAVRDVGLFSKYMCPDTEGVSACVLGGAGSFNYLVYVHPPARDFDDRWPSGWKWSDVKPAADRVYAVNPGSQIPSADGRRYDFGLYDTLGSGFLASRGWKAVDQVAQPDEKHEAYSYPNWNIGDQKRAGSLASYLPVARQQSGFSMQLNASVSRLLREGGKVTGVEIEGGKKRFRLAEGGKVILAAGAWGTPRVLLNSGIGPAEQLRIIQNGTSGVKLPARDQWVDLPVGKTIRDHSIFTLTIQTNETFGAFNASAAAFGVSSARSDISLYNERSSGQLAQGMHKLIFWTSTDAGGDNRTRYIQGSCSPGGPGLFSIKAYLTHGLTSKGSVGIDAGGKMVFTQKPYLVDAADRRAALAFVEETVAAVKAYPGWKLQGYSNSTAVLDKIEPGNHFVGTAGMGEDKATSVVGPDAKVHGMENLYVVDASMHPDLPTGNTNAIVMVAAEAAIGKIIAQQ; this is encoded by the coding sequence ATGAGGACGACGCTTCTATCCAGCCTGGCGTGCGCCATCGCGGCGGTCACGGCAGCCGGCAACAGCTCGTGCGCCGGTAAGCAGACGTACGACCACATCGTGGTGGGCGGCGGGCAGGCGGGCATCGTGGCGGCGACGCGGCTCGCGCAGACGGGCAAGCACGTGCTCCTGCTGGAGCGCGGCGTGGGCCCCACGGTGGCGACGGGGGCCGACAACGTCCTCTCGTGGAACGACACGCTCACGCCGACCGACGTGCCGGGCCTGGCCCCCGCCGTGCGCGACGTCGGCCTCTTCTCCAAGTACATGTGCCCCGACACCGAGGGCGTCTCGGCCTGCgtcctcggcggcgccggctcCTTCAACTACCTCGTCTACGTCCACCCGCCCGCGCGCGACTTTGACGACCGCTGGCCCAGCGGCTGGAAGTGGAGCGACGTcaagcccgccgccgaccgcGTCTACGCCGTCAACCCGGGCTCGCAGATCCCGTCCGCCGACGGCAGGCGCTACGACTTTGGGCTGTACGACACGCTCGGCAGCGGCTTCCTGGCGTCGCGCGGCTGGAAGGCCGTCGACCAGGTCGCGCAGCCCGACGAGAAGCACGAGGCCTACAGCTACCCGAACTGGAACATTGGCGACCAGAAGCGCGCCGGCTCGCTGGCCAGCTACCTGCCCGTGGCGCGCCAGCAGAGCGGCTTCAGCATGCAGCTCAACGCCAGCGTGTCGCGTCTGCTCCGCGAGGGCGGCAAGGTCACGGGCGTGGAGATCGAGGGCGGCAAGAAGCGCTTCCGCCTCGCCGAGGGCGGCAAGGTGATACTGGCGGCCGGGGCCTGGGGCACGCCGCGCGTGCTGCTCAACTCGGGCATCGGGCCCGCGGAGCAGCTGCGCATCATCCAGAACGGCACCAGCGGCGTCAAGCTCCCGGCCCGCGACCAGTGGGTGGACCTGCCGGTCGGCAAGACCATCCGCGACCACTCCATCTTCACGCTGACCATCCAGACCAACGAGACCTTTGGCGCCTTCAACGCGTCGGCGGCCGCGTTTGGCGTCTCGTCGGCGCGGTCCGACATCTCGCTGTACAACGAGCGGTCGTCGGGCCAGCTGGCGCAGGGCATGCACAAGCTCATCTTCTGGACGTCGACCGACGCGGGCGGCGACAACCGCACCCGCTACATCCAGGGCTCGTGCTCGCCCGGCGGGCCCGGCCTGTTCAGCATCAAGGCGTACCTGACGCACGGCCTGACCTCCAAGGGCTCCGTCGGCATCGACGCGGGCGGCAAGATGGTCTTTACGCAGAAGCCGTACCTGGTCGACGCGGCGGACCGCAGGGCCGCGCTGGCCTTTGTCGAGGAgaccgtcgccgccgtcaaGGCCTACCCGGGCTGGAAGCTGCAGGGCTACAGCAACTCGACCGCCGTGCTGGACAAGATCGAGCCCGGCAACCACTTTGTCGGCACCGCCGGCATGGGcgaggacaaggccacgTCCGTCGTCGGCCCCGACGCAAAGGTCCACGGCATGGAGAACCTGTACGTCGTCGACGCCAGCATGCACCCTGACCTGCCGACCGGCAACACCAACGCCATCGTCATGGTTGCTGCCGAGGCTGCCATTGGCAAGATTATCGCGCAGCAGTAA